Genomic window (Egicoccus halophilus):
GGACCACCTCGACCGGGACCGGGAACGTGTCACCGAGCCGGTCGACCAGCTTGTCCCGGGTGGCGATCACGACGAACCGGTCGGCGAGCGCAGCCACCACCTTCTCGCGCAGCAATGCGCCGCCACCGCCCTTGGTCAGCTCCAGCCCTGCGTCGAGCTCGTCGGCACCGTCGACCGCGAGGTCGAGCGCGTCGGTCGTCGCCACGTCGAGCAGACGGATGCCCAGCTCGCGGCAACGTGTCGCCGTCGCCTCGGAGGTCGGGACCCCGGCGACGTCGAGTCCGCGTGCCGCCAGCGCATCGAGGAAGTACGCCACGGTGGACCCCGTGCCCAGGCCCAGTCGCATGCCGTCCTCGACCAGTTCCGCAGCCGCTTCGCCCGCGACCCGTTTCGCCGTGCTCATGCCTGCTCCAACGCTCCGGACGCGCGCGGCGCCCGTCTCGGACGGCCGACGGCGTCGCCGACCGTGGTGACGTCGATCCGGTCAGCCGCGCCACTCCGCCAGCAGCAGTGGCAGCTCGCCCAGCCCTTCGAGCACCAGGTCGATGTCGAGGTCGTCGTCGGGCTCCTGCAGGTGTCCCCAGGGCCCGCGTCGCAGCCAACAGGTGCGCATGCCGAAGGCGGCCGCCGGGGTGACGTCGTTGTCGATGCGGTCGCCGACGTAGAGCACGTCCGAGGGCTCCGGGGCGTCCACCAGACGCAGCACCGAGGCGAAGAACTCCGGGTCGGGCTTCTCGATCCCGAGTTCGTCGGAGGTCGCCAGCCGGTCGTGCGGCAGATCGAGCTGCTGCAACTGGGCGGTGCGGATCGCCGGCTGGTTGCCGGCCAACGCCACCTCGAACCCGAGGCTGCGCAGCTCGGCGAGGCAGGGCCGCACGTCGGGGTACAGATCCTGCTCCTGGAGCCCGCCGAGCCGGCGTTCGTGCTCATCGAGGAACTCTTCCCACACGATGTTCGGCGCCAGGTGCGGGAACACCACGTGGTGGTCCTCGCCCTGGCTGATCGCGGCACCGAGCACCGCGGCGAACGTCAGCGGGGAGACGCCGAGCAGGTCGGCCCAGATCGACCACACCCGCGTCTCGTCGACGAGTACCTCGCCGATGTCGAACACCACGGTCCGCGGTGCGGGCCCGTCCGGGTCCGGCAGGGCGGCCGGCTCGAACTCGAGTTCGCGCAGGTGGTCTTCGACCTCGTCGGGCGGTGGCGCCGCCGACGGGTCGATCGGGATCTCGGAGGTCGTCATCGCCCGCCCCCCGGCGCCTCGTCGACCGGGGCGGCGAGTGGCGCGTGCGTGCGTGGGCCGTCGCCGAGCGCCAGCCCCAGCAGTGTCTCGCACAGCGCGGCGAAGGGCAGCCCGTCCGCCTCGGCCGCCAGCGGCACCAGCGACGTGTCGGTCAGCCCGGGGCAGGTGTCGAGCTCGAGCAGCCAGGGGACGCCGTGCACGTCCACGATCAGGTCCGCCCGGGAGATGTGCCGCGCGCCGATCGCCTCGTAGGCGGCGACGGCGGCCTGCGCACAGGCCGCGGCGACGGGGTCCTCGAGGCGCGCGGGTGCATGGAACTCGGTCGCGCCGGCCGTGTAGCGCGCCGCGAAGTCGTAGGCGCCCTCCTTGGGACGGATCTCGACCGCCGGTAGGGCGCGTCCGTCGAGCACGGTCACCGCCACCTCGGTGCCGGCGACGAACTGCTCGAGCAGTACGGCGTCGGCGTAGCTGAACGCCCCGACGATGGCCTGCGGCAGGGCCGCCGGGTCCTCGACGATGCTCAGGCCGAGCGACGATCCGCCGGTGGCCGGTTTGACGACGACCGGCGTCCCGAGCGCGTCCGCCAGGCGGTCCACCACCGCGACCGCGCCCATCTCCCGGAAGGCCTGCTGGGTCAGGGTGACCCCGCGCGGGGTGGCGATACCGGCACGTCGGTAGATGCCCTGCGCGATCGGCTTGTTCCAGGCCAGCGAGCTGGCGAGCACGTCCGGTCCGGTATAGGACAGGCCGACGAGTTCCAGCAGGGCCTGCACGGTCCCGTCCTCGCCGGCCGAGCCGTGCAACGTCAGGAAGGCGGCATCGAAGCCGCCGCGTTCGAGGACGTGGACGAGCTCTCCGTCGACGTCGACACGGGTCACGTCGTGGCCCCGGTCGGCCAGGGCATCGGCGACCCGGCTGCCCGAGCGCAGACTGACGTCGCGTTCGAGTGAGATTCCGCCGGACAGGACGGCGACGTTCGACGGCACGGGTGCTCTCCTCGTCGAGCAGGCGTCAGCCGAGCGCGCCGCGGCCCTCCTCGGGGCGCGACGCTGCGGCTGGGGCATGTGCACCGTAGACGGCGCGCACCAGGTCGAGCTCGGTCGTGAGCAGCTCACCGAGCCGCTCGACCCCTTCCTCGATGCGTTCCACGCTCGGTTGCGAGAAGCACAGGCGCAGTTGGTCGCCGCCGGACCCGTCGGCGTAGAACCCCCGACCGGGCACGTAGGCGACCCGGTGGTTGATCGCCTTCGCCAACAGGTCCGACGTGTCGACCCCGGCCGGCACGGTCATCCACACGTAGAAGGCGCCCGACGGGCGGGTCCAGGTGATGCCGTCGGGCATGGTCGCGGCCAGCGCGCCGAGCATGGCTTCGGCCTTCTCCTGGTAGACGCCCCGGAAGCGTTTGACCTGCTCGCGCCACGGCTGGGTGGCGAGCCAGCGCTCCACGATCATCTGCGTCAACGTGGCCGGGCACAGGTCCGCGGCCTCGCGCAGGAGCACGAGCTTGTCGCGGATCGGGTGCGGCGCGGCGATCCAGCCGGTGCGCACGCCTGG
Coding sequences:
- a CDS encoding HAD family hydrolase encodes the protein MTTSEIPIDPSAAPPPDEVEDHLRELEFEPAALPDPDGPAPRTVVFDIGEVLVDETRVWSIWADLLGVSPLTFAAVLGAAISQGEDHHVVFPHLAPNIVWEEFLDEHERRLGGLQEQDLYPDVRPCLAELRSLGFEVALAGNQPAIRTAQLQQLDLPHDRLATSDELGIEKPDPEFFASVLRLVDAPEPSDVLYVGDRIDNDVTPAAAFGMRTCWLRRGPWGHLQEPDDDLDIDLVLEGLGELPLLLAEWRG
- a CDS encoding D-alanine--D-alanine ligase family protein — translated: MPSNVAVLSGGISLERDVSLRSGSRVADALADRGHDVTRVDVDGELVHVLERGGFDAAFLTLHGSAGEDGTVQALLELVGLSYTGPDVLASSLAWNKPIAQGIYRRAGIATPRGVTLTQQAFREMGAVAVVDRLADALGTPVVVKPATGGSSLGLSIVEDPAALPQAIVGAFSYADAVLLEQFVAGTEVAVTVLDGRALPAVEIRPKEGAYDFAARYTAGATEFHAPARLEDPVAAACAQAAVAAYEAIGARHISRADLIVDVHGVPWLLELDTCPGLTDTSLVPLAAEADGLPFAALCETLLGLALGDGPRTHAPLAAPVDEAPGGGR
- the rpiA gene encoding ribose-5-phosphate isomerase RpiA; the protein is MSTAKRVAGEAAAELVEDGMRLGLGTGSTVAYFLDALAARGLDVAGVPTSEATATRCRELGIRLLDVATTDALDLAVDGADELDAGLELTKGGGGALLREKVVAALADRFVVIATRDKLVDRLGDTFPVPVEVVPFALGPVGRVLTERGFELTERTDAEGRSYRTDNGNAILDARMPAGIADPAVTDVALALIPGVAAHGLFLDLATEALLGDDEGGLLRRSRPDRT